TTAGAATATCCGGGACATTGGCGCCGCTTTCCCATTTTGATACAGCTCCAACAGTAACTCCAAAGGCTTCTGCCAGTTCTTCCTGGGTCAGATTCATGCTCTTTCGGTACTTCTTTATGTTTTCATTAAGCTTTATCTGCATTGCAAACTCCTTCAACGAAAGAATTTTTATACTAAATTTGCTGATACTTTCTCGTTTTTAATTCCAAGTGAACCTTCCTCAATTTCCATCTGTGGCTTTACAAGTGCTAAGATTGCAAAAATAGTTGCTGCATAAATCACACAGAAAATAAGGATTGACTCAGTGCTTACCTTAGCTACTACTGCACTTAAAAGGATTGATCCAACCGGCATACATGCCGTTCCACAAGCGCCCATTACTGCGGCTGCTCTAGCAATATATTTGGGATCAGCATTTTTCATGAACTGAATATTGATCGTACCACCTATGGTTGATGCTGCAACCATTATGATAAAAAATGATGCTGCTACATCCACATAGCAAGCAATACTATTTCCAACAAAGAAACCACCACAGGCAATTCCCAGCATTCCAGCGCCAAGCGTTGCTGTTCCAAGCATTATCATCTTAAGTGGTGAGAGTTTCTGTGAAAGAACCGGAACAAGTGCTGATCCTGCAATACCTCCGATTGCAGCAAATGCACCTGCAATACTAAGTATTTCTCCGCCCATCTTGAAAATCTCGCTGGCAATTGGTGCCTGAAGTGCATTTATAGGAATGAGCATGAAGTTAAGGGCAACTGCAAGTAAGCCATAATTGCAGATAACTCGTGAATTTGCCACATATCTAAAGCCGTCTAAAAAGAATTCAATTTTACTCTGCTCTTTTTTGTTCTCTGTTTCTCCGGCCTCGGATGTTGTCTTGGATGCTTCATTCTGTGCTGCCTCAGTAATTGCTACTCTCCCAGCCTTCATTGCACTGATAAGCACCGCTGCAACTCCAAAAGTTACTACATCAATCATCATTGCTGTAGTAACGCCTGCTGTTGCAATGATCACGCCGGCAGCACCTGTACCTGCCAGTGATGCAGCACTTGAAAGCATGGAATTAAGGCTCATTCCGCAGGTCATATGCTCTTTCTTAACCACCTGGATTGTAAATGCTGAAGTTGCAGGAAGATTAAAGGATTCCACTGTCGTGATGACCAAAGTAAAGATTGCCATAACCAGTGCATTCACCAGGCCTGCTCTATATAGAAGTGCAAACAATGTAATAATGACTGCCCTAAGAAGATGTGTTGCTACAATCACATGCTTCTTGTCCATCTTCTCAACAATAGCTCCGGCAAAGGGCTGAACCACCACGTTTGGAAGTGTATTAAGTGCAAAAACTATTGCTGACCATGCTGCACTGTGTGTAATCTGATAAACCAGCCATGTAAAAGCGATTGCATCTACAGAATCACCAAATCGGTTGATAACCGTGGCAAAAATCAGCTTTCTATATTCACGTTCCTTAATGATTTCCCCATACATTTCCTTGTTCTGTTCCATATCTGAAGCCTCCATACTTGTTTTCATGACTTCATTCTACATGGAACTTACACAAACTATAATACACTTATTGTACTAGTTATAAAAGAAAAACTTTCCATTACGGAAAGTTTTTCTTTTGCCCACTGGTATGAGGTAAGTGATATATTTAGCTGGAATAATTGATATCTGATACAATTATTATCAAATAGTTCATGCGGCAAAGCCGCAATTCATTTTTATTGGGAAGGTAAAACATGCACTTTGTTGACGCAAAAGGAATTCTTACAGGAAAAAACGGATTCCAGGGAATGAACATATACCGCGGATGCACCCATGGCTGCATATATTGTGACAGCAGGAGCAAGTGCTATCAGTTCACTCATCCCTTTGAAGACATTGAGGTAAAACAGAACGCACCGGAGCTTCTGGAAAAGACACTGAAATCCAAAAGAAAAAAATGTATGATCGGAACCGGGGCAATGTCTGATCCCTATATGCACTGCGAAAAGGATCTACAGCTCACAAGAAAATGCCTTGAGATAATCTTAAGGTACAGCTTTGGCGTAGCGATTCAGACCAAGTCAGATCTTATTCTTCGAGATATCGATCTTCTCTCAGAAATAAACAAAAGTGCTAAATGCGTAGTTCAGATTACCCTTACTACCTACGATGATGAACTCTGCAGTATTCTTGAGCCCAATGTCTGCAATACAAAATGTCGTATAAAAGTCCTTGAGATGATGCAGGAAAGAGGCATTCCCACAGTTGTATGGCTTACTCCTATCCTGCCCTTCATCAATGACACAAAAGAAAACATCTCTGCCATCCTGAATGAATGTGCAAGGACCGGCGTTAAGGGGGTCATTGATTTTGGTATGGGCCTCACCCTTCGTGAAGGCGATAGAGAATATTACTACGAGGCGCTTGATAAGCATTTCCCCGGAATGAAGGAACAGTACATAAAACAATACGGAAATGCTTACGAGCTTCCAAGCCCTAATTCAAAAGAACTTAGGGCACTCTTTCAGGATATATGTGAGAAAAATGGAATTCTCTCTACCCCTGATGAATGTTTCCGATATATGAGTGATCTTCCGGATAAGTATACACAGATGAGCCTGTTTGATTTTTAGATAAACATTCTTAGTGTTGACAGAATGCCCCGAAGAGATGTAAAACGCATCAAAATGCAACTTACCCCTCCAAAATTACAACTTACCTTATAATCTGTTTCGCCTTTTCCCGCTTTACCTTATCATCCGATTATAAGATAACGACGAGCAAAAAACGGGAGGCGTAAAAGATTATGAATTCCATCGAACTTAAAAACATAACAAAAAGATATGGTTCATTCCGGGCAGTAGACGATCTTAGCTTTGAGATAAAGCAGGGCGATTTCGTTGGATTCCTCGGAGTCAACGGCGCAGGCAAGTCCACCACGGTGAACATGATGTCCACTATCCTTACTCCGGACGAAGGCGAAGCTTACCTTTGCGGCTACAGGCTTGGCAAAGAGGACATGGAGATAAGAAAAAACATCGGCGTTGTGTATCAGTCAAATGTGCTGGACGATCTTTTTACAGTAAAAGAGAACATCGTCATAAGATCCAAAATGCTGGGGCTTGATGACAGGACCATAAAAAGCAGGCTCGCTGAGCTGTCAGACATCCTGAAGCTCTCAGATATTATGAACAAGCTAATTCAATTAACCTTGTACATAATACTCTTCCAAAGTGTCCAGGCATATTGCAGCAAGACTTCCGCCTGGAAAATGTGCTCCGCAGTCAATTGCGATGTGATTGTTATTCTTATAAATGTATCCCGGATTAGGGTTCTCTTCTATAAGCTGCGTGGGGGTATGGCCTGTTACCACAAACTTATCATTAAAGTACTGGGTGTTATAGTCTGCTCGTTCCCATATGAGATCGTGTAAACTATAATCTTCCATTTCTTTTTCCGGAGAAAAATTGCCTAATCCTGCATGAACAAGGAGAAAGTCCCTAGTTCCAACCGTAACTTCTTCGTAGATAACAAACTCCCCCAAAAAGTCTATTACGTCCTGCCGCCTGTCAGGTGAAAGTTCCCTGAACTCATCAATAGTAGGTTTACTTCCGTTATACTGCCAGTTAGCGAGGTTTTCCACCATCTCCCGGTCTAGCCGATCAACATTTTCCTCAGTAATTTCCTTGCTCAAAAACTTAAGACACTCCAGCGCCATAAGTTCATGGTTTCCGACAATGCAGATAACATTTGGCATTTCCATGAGTTTTAGAAGTGTCTTAATGGGATGCGGTCCTCTATCCAGCACATCCCCCAGAATATATAACGTATCCTCATCCTTTAGACCTATCTTTTGTAAAAGAGCTATGAACTTGTCATATTCACCATGAATATCACTAATTACATATGTTGCCATAAAACTATTCTCACCTTACCCCTACCTATTTCTGCAGCAGTATTCACTCTGATTTGCCAAATATCGGCTTCAGCACGCCTTTTACCAGCCATTCAAAATACTCTTTTTTCCGAAATGCTTTATCTTCGCTTTCTAAATAGCCCTCTTTTGTAATCTTATCTAGCAAATCATCCAAACCAATATACATCAAAGGTCCATTTGAATAATCCTCTTTATTGCCTTCATTTATGTAATTAGCATCTTTTTTATGCATAGCATTATGCATATCCCCGTATTGCTTGCTAATCGGAAGCAGATAAATGCATTTAATGTCACTAGAATGCTTTCCCCCGCGCTCTATTATGAAATCCCTGGGTTTATTATTCGAGTCATAAAAATACTCTCTAGCATCTATAATTTCAGCTACTTGAGTCATGTATTTCTTAGTTGAAGTATAGTTTTTTCTTTCCCTTAATTCTTTTATATCCTTTTTGTCTAATAGTCTGTTATGCGTGTCTCCAGAGACTTTTTTCCAACGCTCATTGCTCAGGATGCTATTATACAAACCTTCCAACTTTTCAAACGAATTTCCTTCTCCATCATTATTTACCGAATAAGCTTTGGCTACAACATCAGCAAAACAGTCCAGCAATTTAGAGAAACAACATTCTTCGCAAAAAGCCTTGTATTTATTAAACTGTTTATAATCAAAACTTCCCGATGTTGTTTTCAGTTCAACCACATAAACATATTTATCATCGCATAGTAAATAATCTGCTTTCACAGATCTGTCATCTTCCTTGGTTTTGACCTCAGTTTCAGTATCTTCTTTAGCCAAAAGCTTAGTCATCAAAGGAAACTCCTTTGTAACATAATGCAGTTTATTTTCCCCATCTCTTCCCAACGCAATGTTGAGCAAATCTTCAACCACCGGCGTTATCAGCGTATCCAATATCACTTCGCTCTTTATGGCAGCTGTGTAATAGTCTCTTATTACCCTGTCAGAAATCGTATTTAAAATAGCTGGATTCTGTACTTCCCTATTAGAACTCATATACTTGTCCATCCTCTTTTTTCCAAATTCTGTTTGCATATTCGCCAAACTGCGGAAGATTCGTAAAGGCATCTCTTCCCTCAGTGTGCATAGGGATTATCTTATCCGGGTTAGTAAGTTCCATTAGCTTTGCAATAGTTTCAACATAGGCATGGCCACTGGTATGTAGGATCTCCATGTGAGCTTTGTCATTTTTACCCTCTAGGAATCTAACAATATTAGCATCCGGAGCCTTGCCATCCTCAAGGTAACCGGTCCACATAGAGTACGTGATAAAAGGATCCTTCATTTTCTTCATCCGCTCCTCAAAGCGTCCCACCGCCATATTGGGGTTGTTATTTGGTCTTGCCAGCATTACAAATCCCTTGTCCAGATAAATATCTTCGTTTGCCATTTCAAAGCATCTTCGCTTAGTTACTGGATTTCGAACTCCCTCAAGATTCTTCATATAAAATGAATTATTATCAGGGCATAGCACATAAATGCACTTTTTATATCTGTATTTGTCAAAAAACCTGCTTCTTGATTTTATGGCAATATTCATGACTTCAGCCTGGTAGGCATCGCACAAAAACACCTTATCTGCTGGAGTAGCATGATAAAACTCCATTACGCTGTCAAGATTTGTGGATGACACCAGCACTACATTTTCTTTGTGTTCTGCAAAAATTTCTGAAGCTCTTTTACCAAGATCATCCTCCGACTTGATTGGGTTATTTCCCGTCTCTTCAAGCCTTGATATCATGGTTCCTTCTGTAACAAGAACATCTATCTTGCCAACATATCTTTTTATCATGCTCTCAAAGGTATCCTGCCCAGGAATCCCGTGATCTCTGAAGTCTCCGGTATATAGAATTTTTTTGCCATTTAATTCTATGACAAACATATATGAATCGATGGCAGAATGATCGCAAACAAGGGGCGTGACCTTGATTCCGCTAAAGTCGCGGCTACTTCCCAGCTTCCAGTATGGCTCCATCCTGTTAATGGTTTCCATCTGCGACGGTGCATTTTTGCACAGCTTTTTGTTCAAGAGATCCACTCGCATTGCGATGGTTTCCATAATTTCTTTTGCAGTACCGCCAATATACATAGGGATGCCCTCAGGGGCTTTTCCTCGAAGCCCCACATGATCCCCATGATAATGAGTAAAAAGAACTGCATCTGTATGGATAGTATCTCCCTCGCCGGCAAATACTCTCTTTATTAGCTCATCGTCGCTCAGTGCGGGATTCTTGGTCCCGGGAAGGTCTGCACCAAGATCAATCAGTATCCTATGGTCACCCTTTGTAATTTCTGTTACGATTCCACCTATCTGGTCTGAACCTCTGTATATCTTGATTCCATCCATGTTTAGATTTCCTCCTAAATTCGATTATACCCCACGCGCTCTTTCCTCCGATAATAAATTAATCATAAATAGTCAATCAAAATATCCCTTAGGAAATGGCCAGCATACATCAATAGTTCTGGTAAAAAAATCTGTATAAGGAAGCTCAGATATCACAATTTCCAGCTTGTCTTTATCCTTAATCTCCGAATCGTAATATGAATCTCTATGTAGCATCAGAATATAATCCGTGTGTCTAAGAAAGCTTTCCCATCTTATGTCCTGGAGCTTAGGATGCGGATTCTCTCTATATTCGCAGGTTTTCATCAGCTCAATATCAAGCACTATCGCGACACCTATCTCTTTTGCAAGTCTCTTTAGCCTAGGCAGAAGTCCTCTGCAGGCCATATCAAATTCCTGCTCTCTTCCAATCAGATAAAAATAGTCGATTATCACCAGAGAAATTCCGTTCATAGTTTTCTTTTCTCTGCATTTTCTTTCTATCTCATCTATGGTTATTTCGATAGTGTCATCTATGGTTATCTTCTTCTGATCCAGCATTTCTGATGCTTTATCATCTAGCTCCATTAGCCGCTTCTTATATCTGTCACGGGACATTTCAAGGCTAAATGCTGTAGCCTTTATGCCTTCTTCCCGGCATGCATTAAGCATAAGTTCCATC
The sequence above is a segment of the Butyrivibrio proteoclasticus B316 genome. Coding sequences within it:
- a CDS encoding DnaB-like helicase C-terminal domain-containing protein, with the protein product MEKNNKIEIKHEININPIITGIRPLDHVLGGGIHRGELTVVAGRPGMGKSAFMMELMLNACREEGIKATAFSLEMSRDRYKKRLMELDDKASEMLDQKKITIDDTIEITIDEIERKCREKKTMNGISLVIIDYFYLIGREQEFDMACRGLLPRLKRLAKEIGVAIVLDIELMKTCEYRENPHPKLQDIRWESFLRHTDYILMLHRDSYYDSEIKDKDKLEIVISELPYTDFFTRTIDVCWPFPKGYFD
- a CDS encoding MFS transporter gives rise to the protein MKTSMEASDMEQNKEMYGEIIKEREYRKLIFATVINRFGDSVDAIAFTWLVYQITHSAAWSAIVFALNTLPNVVVQPFAGAIVEKMDKKHVIVATHLLRAVIITLFALLYRAGLVNALVMAIFTLVITTVESFNLPATSAFTIQVVKKEHMTCGMSLNSMLSSAASLAGTGAAGVIIATAGVTTAMMIDVVTFGVAAVLISAMKAGRVAITEAAQNEASKTTSEAGETENKKEQSKIEFFLDGFRYVANSRVICNYGLLAVALNFMLIPINALQAPIASEIFKMGGEILSIAGAFAAIGGIAGSALVPVLSQKLSPLKMIMLGTATLGAGMLGIACGGFFVGNSIACYVDVAASFFIIMVAASTIGGTINIQFMKNADPKYIARAAAVMGACGTACMPVGSILLSAVVAKVSTESILIFCVIYAATIFAILALVKPQMEIEEGSLGIKNEKVSANLV
- a CDS encoding SPL family radical SAM protein, producing MHFVDAKGILTGKNGFQGMNIYRGCTHGCIYCDSRSKCYQFTHPFEDIEVKQNAPELLEKTLKSKRKKCMIGTGAMSDPYMHCEKDLQLTRKCLEIILRYSFGVAIQTKSDLILRDIDLLSEINKSAKCVVQITLTTYDDELCSILEPNVCNTKCRIKVLEMMQERGIPTVVWLTPILPFINDTKENISAILNECARTGVKGVIDFGMGLTLREGDREYYYEALDKHFPGMKEQYIKQYGNAYELPSPNSKELRALFQDICEKNGILSTPDECFRYMSDLPDKYTQMSLFDF
- a CDS encoding metallophosphoesterase — encoded protein: MATYVISDIHGEYDKFIALLQKIGLKDEDTLYILGDVLDRGPHPIKTLLKLMEMPNVICIVGNHELMALECLKFLSKEITEENVDRLDREMVENLANWQYNGSKPTIDEFRELSPDRRQDVIDFLGEFVIYEEVTVGTRDFLLVHAGLGNFSPEKEMEDYSLHDLIWERADYNTQYFNDKFVVTGHTPTQLIEENPNPGYIYKNNNHIAIDCGAHFPGGSLAAICLDTLEEYYVQG
- a CDS encoding MBL fold metallo-hydrolase, with amino-acid sequence MDGIKIYRGSDQIGGIVTEITKGDHRILIDLGADLPGTKNPALSDDELIKRVFAGEGDTIHTDAVLFTHYHGDHVGLRGKAPEGIPMYIGGTAKEIMETIAMRVDLLNKKLCKNAPSQMETINRMEPYWKLGSSRDFSGIKVTPLVCDHSAIDSYMFVIELNGKKILYTGDFRDHGIPGQDTFESMIKRYVGKIDVLVTEGTMISRLEETGNNPIKSEDDLGKRASEIFAEHKENVVLVSSTNLDSVMEFYHATPADKVFLCDAYQAEVMNIAIKSRSRFFDKYRYKKCIYVLCPDNNSFYMKNLEGVRNPVTKRRCFEMANEDIYLDKGFVMLARPNNNPNMAVGRFEERMKKMKDPFITYSMWTGYLEDGKAPDANIVRFLEGKNDKAHMEILHTSGHAYVETIAKLMELTNPDKIIPMHTEGRDAFTNLPQFGEYANRIWKKEDGQVYEF